The stretch of DNA GGATTCTATCCATCTCGTCCATGTTATTGTAGCTAATTATAATTTTCCCTTTTCCTATTTTTGAGTTGTGAGATACTTTTACTTTAGCTGAAAGTTTATTTCGAATTTTTGATTCTACATTTGCGATCGATGGATCTACATGATCTCTTTTTGTGCTAAGAGTTGTTTTTGTTTCCCAAAGCCCAGCAACATACTCTTCAACTTCGCGAACCGTAAGAGATTTTTCTACGATTTGCAATGCATAACTTTCTAACTTTCGTTTATCTCCAATCGACAGAAGAGGGCGGGCGTGTCCTTCTGAAAGTTTTCCAGTTTTAATTAATTCCTTTACGGAGTCTGGGAGTTGCAACAAACGAATCATATTGGAGACAGTAGAACGATTTTTTCCGACACGAGCGGCAACTTCCGTTATCTTCATAGAAAGTTTTTCTGTGAGTTGTTGGTAAGCCATAGCTTCTTCAATCGGATTTAGATCTTCGCGTTGAATGTTTTCGATGATGG from Leptospiraceae bacterium encodes:
- a CDS encoding ParB/RepB/Spo0J family partition protein, giving the protein MKPKVLGKGLGNLIGGTGSRNPESVEATSSSPLKEIKLSEIKLNPNQPRKTFSAESITELSETIKQHGLIQPIVVNRTNDGYELVSGERRYRACKEAGFHKIPAIVRNYSEKETLEVSIIENIQREDLNPIEEAMAYQQLTEKLSMKITEVAARVGKNRSTVSNMIRLLQLPDSVKELIKTGKLSEGHARPLLSIGDKRKLESYALQIVEKSLTVREVEEYVAGLWETKTTLSTKRDHVDPSIANVESKIRNKLSAKVKVSHNSKIGKGKIIISYNNMDEMDRILSNMHIK